The Chanodichthys erythropterus isolate Z2021 chromosome 12, ASM2448905v1, whole genome shotgun sequence genome contains a region encoding:
- the LOC137032463 gene encoding tripartite motif-containing protein 16-like, translated as MPDACNLTLDPNTAHTQLILSEDNRKITHVKDHQPYPDHPERFELYEQVLSRESLTGRCYWEAERSGMGADIAVTYKGIKRKAGSNCWFGYSDKTWNLYFSANGFTVWHNNVNKNIPAPSPLSNRVGVYVDVSTGTVSFFSVSDSHTLTHLHTFNTTFTEPLYAGFRVFDSSLSLCQI; from the coding sequence ATGCGTGTAATCTCACTTTGGATCCAAACACAGCACACACTCAACTCATCCTGTCTGAGGACAACAGAAAGATCACACACGTGAAAGATCATCAACcttatcctgatcatccagagaGATTTGAGCTCTATGAACAGGTTCTGAGTCGAGAGAGTCTGactggacgctgttactgggaggctGAACGGAGTGGGATGGGGGCTGATATTGCAGTGACATATAAAGGAATCAAGAGGAAAGCAGGGAGTAACTGTTGGTTTGGATACAGTGATAAAACCTGGAATCTGTACTTTTCTGCTAATGGATTCACTGTCTGGCACAATAATGTGAACAAAAACATACCAGCCCCTTCACCGCTGTCTAATAgagtaggagtgtatgtggacgTGTCGACCGGCACTGTGTCCTTCTTCAGCGTCTctgactcacacacactcacacacttacacacattcaACACCACATTCACTGAACCCCTCTATGCTGGATTCAGGGTTTTTGATTCCTCACTGTCTCTGTGTCAGATTTAA